The bacterium genome segment AAAGCTCGTATCCTTGCTGAATGAAAATTATCGTCCGTCTTATTCTTCCATTTATCTCAAGTATGGGTCGGCGCGCGCGGTGATGTTTAGAATTGGCATCAACAACGCGGAAAAATACGAGGAATTGGCGCGGAAGTATTGCGACAAACAATATCGTCTTTTACCCAGCACGTTTAATCGGATTGACGAGTTTCTGAAAGCGGTGGAAAAAATCAGCAGTGACTTTCGTAGTTATCCGGACGCGTTGGATTTTATTATTACCGCGCGAGAAGATCGCGCCCGTTGCGCGTTGGTTAGTCGCAAGATTGCGTCGCGCAAGGAAAAATTTTTCGCTAGTTTTTTGAAAGTGCCGTTGTATTCGTTTCAGCAAGAGGGAATTATTTTTGCCGTGCGGGCGGGGCGCTGTCTTATCGCCGATGACATGGGATTGGGTAAAACCATTCAAGCGGTGGGAGTGGCGGAGTTATTGCGCAAGGAATTCGGCACCAGCAAAGTTTTGATTGTTTGTCCCACTTCGCTCAAATATCAGTGGCAAACGGAAATCGCGCGTTTTTCGGATAGCAAAGCGCAAGTGATGGAAGGAAGTGCACTGGATCGTTGGAAAATTTATGGGGCGGGTAGTGTGGAAAATTATTATACGGTCACTTCCTACAACGTGATTGAAGCCGACTTAAAGGCAATTAACCAGGCGGAATTTGATTTGGTGATTTTGGATGAAGCCCAGCGGATCAAAAATTGGCAAACTAAAACGGCGCGCGCCGTGAAACGGATTGTTTCCCGTTATGCCGTTGTTTTAACCGGCACGCCGATTGAAAACAAACTGGAAGAATTATATTCGATTATTCAGTTTATCGATCCTTATAAAATGGGGCCGTTGTATCGTTTTTTGGAGGAGCATCAGATGCGTGACAAAACGGGTAAGGTGGTCGGTTACCGCGAGTTAAATAAAATTCAAACGTTATTGTCCGATGTGGTTATTCGGCGTACAAGAAGCGAAGTGTTGAAACAACTGCCCGGGCGCACGGACAAAAATTTATTCGTACCGCTGACCAAGGAACAAGACGATATTCATCAAGATTATGCCCAAGAAGTTTCTAAATTGGTTAATAAATGGAAGCGGTTTGGTTATTTGGACGAGAAAGACCGGCAAAAATTATTGATTTCGCTGAATTGTATGCGGATGGTTTCCGACAGTACGTTTATTTTGGATCAAGAAACGCGTTTTGATACCAAGATTGAGGAGTTGATGAGTATTCTGGAAAACTTGTTGATGGCGGCGGATCAAAAAATTGTGGTGTTTAGCCAGTGGGAACGGATGACCAGATTGGTGGGGAAAGAACTGGAAAATCGCCGTGTCGGTTTTACGCATTTGCACGGTGGCGTACCCAGCAAAAAGCGCAAGGCGCTATTAGACGAGTTTAGCAACAACACGGATTGCCGCGTGTTTCTTTCCACGGATGCGGGCGGGGTGGGACTAAATTTGCAATGCGCGTCCGCGATAATTAACCTTGATTTGCCGTGGAACCCGGCAGTGTTGGAACAACGGATCGGACGCATTTACCGGCATGGCCAAAAGCGCAACGTTAGTGTGATTAATTTAGTTTCCAAAGGCAGTATCGAAGAACGAATGCTGGATTTATTAAAATTTAAGGCCTCGTTGTTTGCGGGTGCTCTAGACGGCGGAGCGGATGAAATTTTTATGGGTGAAGATAAATTCAAACGCTTTATGGGACAGGTGGAAAAGATTACGGCGGTGCCGATGCGAAATGAACCTATAACCTTAAGCGAAACGGAT includes the following:
- a CDS encoding DEAD/DEAH box helicase encodes the protein MVKDTTKESKESKVSYHKKPENMTVDEWQRELRKAFVKDKKQEFVVKYLDGEHPVFADYTVQNLSSGTSYKVALRSRESGPNFCTCLDFKTNMLGTCKHIEVVLYYINKDKKLVSLLNENYRPSYSSIYLKYGSARAVMFRIGINNAEKYEELARKYCDKQYRLLPSTFNRIDEFLKAVEKISSDFRSYPDALDFIITAREDRARCALVSRKIASRKEKFFASFLKVPLYSFQQEGIIFAVRAGRCLIADDMGLGKTIQAVGVAELLRKEFGTSKVLIVCPTSLKYQWQTEIARFSDSKAQVMEGSALDRWKIYGAGSVENYYTVTSYNVIEADLKAINQAEFDLVILDEAQRIKNWQTKTARAVKRIVSRYAVVLTGTPIENKLEELYSIIQFIDPYKMGPLYRFLEEHQMRDKTGKVVGYRELNKIQTLLSDVVIRRTRSEVLKQLPGRTDKNLFVPLTKEQDDIHQDYAQEVSKLVNKWKRFGYLDEKDRQKLLISLNCMRMVSDSTFILDQETRFDTKIEELMSILENLLMAADQKIVVFSQWERMTRLVGKELENRRVGFTHLHGGVPSKKRKALLDEFSNNTDCRVFLSTDAGGVGLNLQCASAIINLDLPWNPAVLEQRIGRIYRHGQKRNVSVINLVSKGSIEERMLDLLKFKASLFAGALDGGADEIFMGEDKFKRFMGQVEKITAVPMRNEPITLSETDAQKDASEKKPTQQSMPLEEKVAQTVPTELFASAAKLFGNLSAVLADKQNLEKVTATFVGKDKVTGKQFLKIPLENEQAVKNAVDAVSNLLSVFLPRT